The genomic interval TGacggaggggaaaagaacTTTCCTCTCTCAGAACGCGAGGTGTGGCTTTCGGCTCTTACACTTATATctggagaagcagagagACTTGTACGCCGAGTGGGACTAACTGGACCAGAGATCTCTGCCGGAGGCGCTAGAGAACACTGTGAGAGCTGGAGTTCGGGGTCTCGTGGCATGATAGGAATAACGATAAGAGAAGTCAAGTAAAACCGTCGGGATATATCCTCGCACTGCTTCTTGATTAGCAATGACTGGGTTGAGAAAGTGCACGGAATCCCTGTAGGGCGGTCAAGCGCATACCGGGAATGAGGTAGGGTATTCCGTGTATACGTCAATCAAACCGATTGAGGGAATACTTGTTTTCAGCTCGGCTGATACAGGCCTTGTAAACAATAGTAGAAGCTAAAGTTTTCGGGAAATCAAGTGCACTTGGGTATGGATGTGTTTGTCGCACAGACACTATGCGACTCGCACCTGGCTCGGTCCGCTTATCAGCGATAGGGCTGTGCAGTGACGTCCAAGTCAAGGAGGATACAAATGGATTATTTGAGAAAGGCGCCCTGTTTGTAAGAACAACAATGCAAGGTTTGAGAGTCCCCGTACCAATATGACAGGAGTAAGGAGCAAGACAGAATGTGAATAAAGCAACGGGTAGATGTGATGCAAGGAGCAAGGAGCACCGTGGAGGGTTTGATGCCTTAAGGATGTTGCAAGCGGCGGGTGTTTCGCACATCGGGAGGCTGGGAAGTCGCTTGCGATGGCTCTGCTCCAACCAATTATTCTCGATGTTCAGCATCCACGTGAGCCCAGCCGCGCGCTAGAATTTACCATTCCAGATAAAGTTAGCGTGGAGATCATGCACTCCAGGCAAGTAAACAGAAGTTGTACCCCATGGGTCCAGAAGGTTGTAACTGAGGCAACGGGCTGCGGATGGACCATCAACAGTGACTTGGGTCTGGactactacggagtactttgcGATTCAAGGATGTATAAGTTACTGTATGCAAACAGACGGCCCGTGTCTGAATTTTCAAGATATCGCCAAAACCCCATCAACTCACGAATCAACACACGGTTAATACTATTTCACTGTATATCTAGTGACCTATGCCCTTCCCACTCGTTATGGATTTACATGAGTTTATACAGAGATTATTCTTGAAAATACTACAGGCTATTTCGCCCGGAAACAATATAACAAGAATGCTCTTAGCATCTCAGATGAGCGTTTGTCTGAACAACAAAAAGGAAGCGAGAAACTTTTCCctgctcttccttccccttccccttttcttaTCCCCGCCCTTCCTCTTTTGTCTATTatttttctccttgaagGGCCTTAATAACTATGAACAAGGTAATCTTAACAACGGCTCACTCGTGCGAAGACCAATCAATTCATGGCGGGCCCGGTGCTTGTCTGAGGAAGGATATCAGATTGTGAGTTGATATGCATGAAAACGCAGTGCTCACAGAATAAGAAATTACACTTGCTGTCAGTCAACCGTATCGCGGAGTAGTGAGACATCAGGCCCGCCATTGTAATAGTCGCAGAATGGGACAGTCTTTCTGTGGAGGTTGACATTCGTCCGTCTGTGTGGCAGTGGTACAGAGCACTTCGTACACAgtatatacggagtagtcgTCATGATTTAAGGGCTGTCTTTGGCTCGGCTGTACCTTACTCCATAGATTTTGTTTGACAGAAGCCTAATATAGACGCAGCCAGTTAGAGAACACGATATCCTGTGTGAAGCCCACTTTCTAcaatgtactccgtacgcaACCGTAAGAATGCTCTGTGCGCTGAGTCTGTGAGTACACTGTAAAACAAACAGCAGCAGTGGTTTGTTTTCGCTCCGTAAAGGCATGCAAATATCTTGCCTCAAGTGCACCTATGGTACTCATGTAAACTTGGTCCATAGTCACTAGCTCGGGTCCTGTTTCAGAAAGAGGACCCTAGCGGCTTGATTCTGTTCATCCGCCGGCGGGATGCCGAAGGAGAAATCTCACCAATCACATGGCTTTGGCTAGTTTATATGGATCGTGGCCCCAGGCACCAACTACTTCGTAAACAATGGTTATAATTTAAATCATATAATCTATCATATAATTAATAGGAGTTACCCTGAAAAAGACACGTTGCGCTGAGTATAACTTTGTGTTCTATCTACTTAAAGTTCTCACCTCATTACACCTACTACCATTTGTGTCAGCTGAGAATTTCTGCTGTcctgtctttttcttcaagtCTCCAAACCCACAAAAACTATCATGAGACTCCTTTTCCGCTCTTGAAACCATTACACCATCCAATAGCGGAAACGTGCTTCATGCTTATAGACAACCCGAACCGACTACTGCGTATGTGATGTGAACATGGATAAACAACAGAAATTATCGGCCCGACCGAGTGGAATTCCTCGATTAGCCTCCAGACTACCGCTCCCGACATCTACCGCTTCAAAGTCGATCAAGCCCTCCCCATCTCGCGAAAAGCTACGGACAGATACTGGCGTCGATACAGCTAGACTTCGAAGACCTTCAGAGGAACCATTATTCAAAAAGCCGCTCCCTAAATACTCGGTGCCAAAAAAGCCTCAGAATGGCCTGCCACAAAGGAGGGATGTCTCTCAGACTAGAATGAGCGATGGCGGAAAGTCGGAAACAGATAGTGTATTGTTTAGGCATGGGACTGATGTATCAGTTGATGATGCAGACACTCGAGGTCGTGCGCGGCCTTCACTGTCAGAACGAACAATTGAGACATTGTCCCAAATCCCTCCTTCGCCGAGTTCTTCGAGGCATTCTAGTTTCTTTAATGGGACTAGCCCCATGCGCTCTCCATCCCGTCCACCTTCAGCGCTGTCAAGTTGCTCGAGGTCACCTTCCAGGTCATCGTCGTCGCGTCAACAAATCGGCGGTGACTTCTTTCGCCCATCGTCTGCAATGCGGCTCCCTTCAAGGTCACGCCAGTCACTGTATGTGGGCGGCACATCGGCCGAGCTAAACAGCGTGACGAGTTCGGATAGTGCTTCAAAATTGAAGCTGCCTACTTCAAGGACAAGTACTTTTAGAGATACGAAGCATACCCTGTCAACTCTCCGTGGAAGCTCAGGTACAGCCGTTATACAGATTCCTGATACGAATATTACGCAGGAAGGACTTCACGTGAAGAAAACGAGAAAGACACCGACAAAAACACACCAGAATTCAAGGGCGCCTACAAAAATGCCAAAATCACCTTCCACTAAGGCCACGACCCTTGACTTGACGCTTGAGCAGCAATCTGAGATGGAAACCAGAAGAACTTCAAGGTCATCGAGCGCACTAAGGGAAAGCAtcgcaaaagcaaaagctgCACGGAAAGCAGCGATGCAAAGCGTCGATAATTCCCAGTCCTCATCCTTGGATGAACTAAGTGTTGAAGACCCATTCAACCAGCGACCAAAGGATTCGAACAAAGGGCTCCTTCGAAAACGTCTCGAAGCAGGTCGCACCTCAGGTCATTTAAATATTGCGGCCATGTCCTTGACAGCATTACCAGAGGAAGTCATGACTATGTATGATTTCGACCCTGACTCGGTCACAGAGTGGTATGAGAGTGTAGACATTGTCAAGTTCATTGCTGCAGATAACGAGTTCGTCGAACTTCCAGATTCCGCTTTCCCAGACACCGACCCAGAGGATCAAGATGCTGATGAGAGGGGAAACCAGTTTGGTGGGCTGGAAGTTCTCGACTTACACGGAAACCTATTGCGCTCACTGCCAATTGGTTTCAGGCGATTACAGCGTCTTCATACACTCAATCTTTCAAATAATAAGCTAAACTTGGAAGACATACAAATCATCATGGAGATGGAGTCTGTAAAGGACCTCAAGCTAGCGAAGAATCACCTGCAGGGATCATTCCCTGCCGATATAAAGAATCTGAGCAACCTGGAAGTTCTTGACCTCCATAGCAACTCTCTCACAGAGCTACCGAATGAAGTTGCGTACCTGACTTCCCTACGAGTTCTGAACGTGGGTGATAATCATCTGTCCACTTTGCCTTTCGAGGGCCTAAGCAAGCTTTCACTGAAAGAGCTCAGCGCTCCCAACAATCGTTTAAAGGATACTTTGTTACCCGCTTCTGTACAGGCGCTTATGACCTTACAATATCTGAATGTAACTGGCAATTCCCTAACAAAGCTTTCTAACCACGACACATTGGAACTCCCCAATCTACACACTCTAGCAATCAGCATGAACCGCATCCAGTGTTTGCCAGATGTTTCTTCTTGGCAGGCACTCCTGAGTTTGTCAGCGGAGAATAATAGCATAGCAGACCTACCACGAGGATTCACTGACTTGAAGGCCGTTCGAAACGTTGACTTGACGGGGAACAATATCTCAAAACTGGACGAAAGAATTGGGTTGATGGAAAGCCTTGTTATATTTCGAATCGCGAACAACCCTCTTAGGGAGCGAAAATATCTGAATATGTCTCCTGAGGACTTAAAGCGCGAGCTCCGAAACCGGTGCGAGCCAGAGCCACAAGATACCGATGACGAAGAGGGCTCGGTCGCAACCCAATTTACGCTCGCACCTGAGGCCCCAGCTCAATCAGGCGTTTGGCAAGTCAAACCTGGGGGAGTCCTCGACAGATCGTACGCTGATCTTCAAGACCTGGATATGGATCATCTGGAACGTATAAACCCGCATGAGGTCAGATGTCTTTACCTGCAACATAATGAATTACGCTGTATCCCGGCACCGACTCTCAGTATGCTCGCGCTTAATTTGACTGATCTTGATCTTTCACACAATCCACTGGATAGCACTTCGCTTTCTCCCACATCTCTTGATTTACCCAGTCTCCAAATCCTCAACTTGAGTGCCACCGGCTTAA from Aspergillus flavus chromosome 7, complete sequence carries:
- a CDS encoding leucine-rich repeat protein (unnamed protein product), translating into MDKQQKLSARPSGIPRLASRLPLPTSTASKSIKPSPSREKLRTDTGVDTARLRRPSEEPLFKKPLPKYSVPKKPQNGLPQRRDVSQTRMSDGGKSETDSVLFRHGTDVSVDDADTRGRARPSLSERTIETLSQIPPSPSSSRHSSFFNGTSPMRSPSRPPSALSSCSRSPSRSSSSRQQIGGDFFRPSSAMRLPSRSRQSLYVGGTSAELNSVTSSDSASKLKLPTSRTSTFRDTKHTLSTLRGSSGTAVIQIPDTNITQEGLHVKKTRKTPTKTHQNSRAPTKMPKSPSTKATTLDLTLEQQSEMETRRTSRSSSALRESIAKAKAARKAAMQSVDNSQSSSLDELSVEDPFNQRPKDSNKGLLRKRLEAGRTSGHLNIAAMSLTALPEEVMTMYDFDPDSVTEWYESVDIVKFIAADNEFVELPDSAFPDTDPEDQDADERGNQFGGLEVLDLHGNLLRSLPIGFRRLQRLHTLNLSNNKLNLEDIQIIMEMESVKDLKLAKNHLQGSFPADIKNLSNLEVLDLHSNSLTELPNEVAYLTSLRVLNVGDNHLSTLPFEGLSKLSLKELSAPNNRLKDTLLPASVQALMTLQYLNVTGNSLTKLSNHDTLELPNLHTLAISMNRIQCLPDVSSWQALLSLSAENNSIADLPRGFTDLKAVRNVDLTGNNISKLDERIGLMESLVIFRIANNPLRERKYLNMSPEDLKRELRNRCEPEPQDTDDEEGSVATQFTLAPEAPAQSGVWQVKPGGVLDRSYADLQDLDMDHLERINPHEVRCLYLQHNELRCIPAPTLSMLALNLTDLDLSHNPLDSTSLSPTSLDLPSLQILNLSATGLTTLEPLLASLQAPSLTFLDVSNNRICGSLPPVRQTYPSLMTFLAADNQFDSLEFDAIQGLQVLDIGNNNISFLPPKLGLLRAEGCSKNWGNGSALKRFEVAGNSFRVPRWQIIAKGTDAILEWLKDRIPAEDLCQWEPDDESSI